From Streptomyces sp. NBC_00370, a single genomic window includes:
- the rpsF gene encoding 30S ribosomal protein S6 — translation MRHYEVMVILDPDLEERAVSPLIENFLSVVREGNGKVEKVDTWGRRRLSYEINKKPEGIYSVIDLQAEPAIVKELDRQMNLNESVLRTKVLRPETH, via the coding sequence ATGCGTCACTACGAGGTGATGGTCATCCTCGACCCCGATCTCGAGGAGCGAGCAGTCTCCCCGCTGATCGAGAACTTCCTCTCCGTCGTCCGCGAGGGCAACGGAAAGGTCGAGAAGGTCGACACCTGGGGCCGTCGTCGTCTCTCCTACGAGATCAACAAGAAGCCCGAGGGCATCTACTCGGTCATCGATCTGCAGGCCGAGCCCGCGATCGTCAAGGAGCTCGACCGACAGATGAACCTGAACGAGTCGGTCCTCCGGACCAAGGTCCTCCGTCCCGAGACCCACTGA
- a CDS encoding single-stranded DNA-binding protein produces the protein MAGETVITVVGNLVDDPELRFTPSGAAVAKFRVASTPRMFDRQTNEWKDGESLFLTCSVWRQAAENVAESLQRGMRVVVQGRLKQRSYEDREGVKRTVYELDVEEVGPSLKSATAKVTKTTGRGGQQGGGGSWGGGPSSGGQQGGGGAPADDPWATSAPAGGGQPAPQGGGGNGGGGGWGGSSGGSGGGYSDEPPF, from the coding sequence ATGGCAGGCGAGACCGTCATCACGGTCGTCGGCAATCTCGTCGACGACCCCGAGCTGCGCTTCACCCCGTCCGGTGCGGCGGTCGCGAAGTTCCGCGTCGCGTCCACTCCCCGTATGTTCGACCGCCAGACCAATGAGTGGAAGGACGGCGAAAGCCTCTTCCTCACCTGCTCGGTCTGGCGTCAGGCAGCGGAGAACGTGGCCGAGTCGCTCCAGCGAGGCATGCGCGTCGTCGTGCAGGGCCGGCTGAAGCAGCGGTCCTACGAGGACCGCGAGGGCGTCAAGCGCACGGTCTACGAGCTGGATGTCGAGGAAGTCGGCCCCAGTCTCAAGAGCGCCACGGCCAAGGTCACCAAGACCACCGGCCGGGGCGGCCAGCAGGGCGGCGGCGGCAGCTGGGGCGGCGGTCCCAGCAGCGGCGGTCAGCAGGGCGGCGGCGGTGCACCCGCCGACGACCCGTGGGCCACCAGCGCACCGGCAGGCGGCGGCCAGCCGGCGCCGCAGGGCGGCGGGGGCAACGGCGGCGGAGGCGGCTGGGGCGGAAGCTCCGGCGGCTCAGGCGGCGGCTACTCGGACGAGCCCCCCTTCTAA
- the rpsR gene encoding 30S ribosomal protein S18, protein MAKPPVRKPKKKVCAFCKDKTVYVDYKDTNMLRKFISDRGKIRARRVTGNCTQHQRDVATAVKNSREMALLPYTSTAR, encoded by the coding sequence ATGGCGAAACCGCCTGTGCGCAAGCCGAAGAAAAAGGTCTGCGCATTCTGCAAGGACAAGACCGTGTACGTGGACTACAAGGACACGAACATGCTGCGGAAGTTCATTTCCGACCGCGGCAAGATCCGTGCCCGTCGCGTCACCGGTAACTGCACGCAGCACCAGCGTGACGTCGCCACGGCAGTCAAGAACAGCCGTGAGATGGCGCTGCTGCCCTACACGTCCACCGCGCGATAA
- the rplI gene encoding 50S ribosomal protein L9: MKIILTHEVTGLGGAGDVVDVKDGYARNYLVPRGFAIRWTKGGEQDVAQIRRARKIHEIATIEQANEIKARLEGVKVRLAVRSGDAGRLFGSVTPADLASAIKTAGGPEVDKRRIELGAPIKTLGSHQVSVRLHPEVAAKLGIEVIAA; the protein is encoded by the coding sequence ATGAAGATCATCCTCACCCACGAGGTCACCGGCCTCGGAGGCGCAGGCGACGTCGTCGACGTCAAGGACGGCTACGCCCGCAACTACCTCGTCCCGCGTGGCTTCGCCATCCGCTGGACCAAGGGCGGCGAGCAGGACGTGGCGCAGATCCGCCGCGCCCGCAAGATCCACGAGATCGCCACCATCGAGCAGGCCAACGAGATCAAGGCCCGCCTCGAAGGCGTGAAGGTCCGGCTGGCCGTTCGCTCCGGCGACGCCGGCCGCCTCTTCGGCTCCGTCACCCCGGCCGACCTCGCCTCGGCGATCAAGACCGCCGGTGGCCCCGAGGTCGACAAGCGTCGGATCGAGCTCGGTGCGCCGATCAAGACCCTGGGCTCGCACCAGGTGTCCGTGCGTCTGCACCCCGAGGTCGCTGCGAAGCTCGGCATCGAGGTCATCGCCGCGTAA
- a CDS encoding MATE family efflux transporter, translated as MTQAPAPSRTGRRRHDREIVALALPAFGALVAEPLFVMVDSAIVGHLGTRELAGLGIAAALLTTAVSIFVFLAYATTAAVARRVGAGDLRAAIRQGMDGIWLALLLGAVVIAGTLPSAPWLVEVFGASDTAAPSAITYLRISSLGIPAMLVVLAATGVLRGLQDTKTPLYVAIGGFGANAVLNLVLVYGVGLGIAGSAWGTVIAQCAMAAVYLFVVVRGARRHGASLRPDAAGIRASAQAGVPLLVRTLSLRAVLMIATAVAARLGDIDIAAHQIILSLWSLTAFALDAIAIAGQAIIGRYLGAGDSKGAREACRRMVQWGLVSGILLGVLIVAARPLFIPLFTGDQGVRDTLLPALLVVAVVQPVAGIVFILDGVLMGAGDGPYLARAMLVTLAVFAPVALLVPTVGGGLTALWWAMGLMMAVRLVTLWVRTRSGRWLVTGASR; from the coding sequence ATGACACAGGCCCCCGCCCCGTCCCGAACCGGTCGGCGACGGCACGACCGCGAGATCGTCGCGCTCGCCCTGCCCGCCTTCGGCGCGCTGGTCGCCGAGCCTCTTTTCGTGATGGTCGACAGCGCCATCGTCGGCCATCTCGGGACACGCGAACTCGCCGGACTGGGCATCGCTGCGGCCCTGCTGACCACCGCGGTGAGCATCTTCGTCTTCCTCGCCTACGCCACGACGGCGGCGGTCGCCCGGCGCGTCGGCGCCGGCGACCTCCGGGCCGCCATCCGGCAGGGGATGGACGGCATCTGGCTGGCGCTGCTGCTCGGCGCCGTGGTCATCGCCGGCACCCTGCCGAGCGCGCCCTGGCTCGTGGAGGTGTTCGGCGCCTCCGACACCGCGGCGCCCTCCGCCATCACCTATCTGCGGATCTCCAGCCTCGGCATCCCCGCGATGCTGGTCGTACTGGCCGCCACCGGTGTGCTGCGCGGGCTGCAGGACACCAAGACCCCGCTCTACGTCGCGATCGGCGGCTTCGGCGCCAACGCGGTGCTCAATCTGGTGCTCGTCTACGGCGTCGGGCTCGGAATCGCGGGCTCCGCCTGGGGCACGGTCATCGCCCAGTGCGCGATGGCCGCGGTCTATCTGTTCGTGGTCGTCCGGGGAGCCCGCCGGCACGGCGCTTCCCTGCGCCCCGACGCCGCCGGTATCCGGGCCAGTGCCCAGGCCGGGGTGCCGCTGCTGGTCCGTACGCTCTCCCTGCGAGCGGTACTGATGATCGCCACCGCGGTCGCCGCCCGGCTGGGCGACATCGACATCGCCGCCCACCAGATCATCCTGTCGCTCTGGAGTCTGACTGCCTTCGCGCTCGACGCGATCGCCATCGCGGGACAGGCCATCATCGGCCGCTATCTGGGCGCAGGCGACAGCAAGGGCGCCCGCGAGGCCTGCCGGCGGATGGTGCAGTGGGGGCTGGTCTCCGGGATCCTGCTCGGCGTGCTGATCGTGGCGGCGCGGCCGCTGTTCATTCCGCTGTTCACCGGCGACCAGGGGGTTCGGGACACCCTGCTGCCCGCCCTGCTCGTGGTCGCGGTGGTACAGCCGGTCGCCGGGATCGTGTTCATCCTCGACGGCGTGCTGATGGGCGCGGGCGACGGACCGTATCTCGCACGGGCCATGCTGGTGACGCTGGCCGTGTTCGCGCCGGTGGCCCTGCTGGTCCCGACGGTCGGCGGCGGGCTCACCGCGCTCTGGTGGGCGATGGGGCTGATGATGGCCGTCCGGCTGGTCACGCTGTGGGTGCGCACCCGGTCCGGCCGCTGGCTGGTCACCGGCGCCAGCCGCTGA
- the dnaB gene encoding replicative DNA helicase — protein sequence MDDPWTDAGPSDRLPVSRQRRGDGRGREEQHERGHDSPSWDGGSPGFERVPPQDLDAEQSVLGGMLLSKDAIADVVEIIKGHDFYRPAHETVFTAILDLYAKGEPADPITVAAELVKRGEITRVGGASYLHTLVQSVPTAANASYYAEIVHERAVLRRLVEAGTKITQMGYAADGDVDEIVNSAQAEIYAVTEQRTSEDYLPLGDIMEGALDEIEAIGSRSGEMTGVPTGFTDFDSLTNGLHPGQMIVIAARPAMGKSTLALDFARAASIKNNLPSVIFSLEMGRNEIAMRLLSAEARVALHHMRSGTMTDEDWTRLARRMPDVSQAPLYIDDSPNLSMMEIRAKCRRLKQRNDLKLVVIDYLQLMQSGGSKRAESRQQEVSDMSRNLKLLAKELELPVVALSQLNRGPEQRTDKKPMVSDLRESGSIEQDADMVILLHREDAYEKESPRAGEADLIVAKHRNGPTATITVAFQGHYSRFVDMAQT from the coding sequence TTGGACGACCCCTGGACCGACGCCGGTCCCAGTGACCGACTGCCCGTGTCCCGACAGCGGCGCGGTGACGGCCGAGGCCGCGAGGAGCAGCACGAGCGCGGCCATGACAGTCCCTCCTGGGACGGCGGATCTCCCGGCTTCGAGCGGGTCCCCCCGCAGGATCTCGACGCCGAACAGTCCGTGCTCGGCGGCATGCTGCTGTCCAAGGACGCCATCGCCGATGTCGTGGAGATCATCAAGGGCCACGACTTCTACCGGCCGGCGCACGAGACGGTGTTCACGGCCATCCTCGACCTGTACGCCAAGGGCGAGCCGGCCGACCCGATCACGGTGGCCGCCGAGCTGGTGAAGCGCGGCGAGATCACCCGGGTCGGCGGGGCGTCGTATCTGCACACGCTGGTCCAGTCCGTGCCGACGGCCGCCAACGCGTCGTACTACGCGGAGATCGTCCACGAGCGCGCGGTGCTCCGCCGCCTGGTCGAGGCCGGCACGAAGATCACACAGATGGGATACGCGGCCGACGGCGACGTGGACGAGATCGTCAACTCCGCACAGGCCGAGATCTACGCCGTCACCGAGCAGCGGACCAGCGAGGACTATCTGCCGCTCGGCGACATCATGGAAGGCGCCCTCGACGAGATCGAGGCGATCGGTTCCCGCAGCGGCGAGATGACGGGCGTACCGACCGGCTTCACCGACTTCGACTCGCTGACGAACGGTCTGCACCCGGGCCAGATGATCGTCATCGCGGCCCGTCCCGCGATGGGTAAGTCCACGCTCGCGCTGGACTTCGCCCGGGCCGCCTCGATCAAGAACAACCTGCCGAGCGTGATCTTCTCCCTGGAAATGGGGCGCAACGAGATCGCGATGCGTCTGCTCTCGGCCGAGGCCCGGGTGGCGCTGCATCACATGCGGTCGGGAACCATGACGGACGAGGACTGGACAAGACTGGCGCGCCGCATGCCGGACGTCTCCCAGGCCCCGCTGTACATCGACGATTCGCCGAACCTGTCGATGATGGAGATCCGCGCCAAGTGCCGCCGGCTGAAGCAGCGGAACGATCTGAAGCTGGTGGTCATCGACTACCTGCAGCTGATGCAGTCGGGCGGCTCGAAGCGGGCGGAGAGCCGCCAGCAAGAGGTCTCGGACATGTCGCGAAACCTGAAGCTGCTGGCCAAGGAGCTGGAACTGCCGGTGGTGGCGCTGTCGCAGCTGAACCGTGGCCCGGAACAGCGCACGGACAAGAAGCCGATGGTCTCGGACCTCCGAGAGTCGGGCTCCATCGAGCAGGACGCGGACATGGTGATCCTGCTGCACCGCGAGGACGCGTACGAGAAGGAATCCCCACGCGCGGGCGAGGCGGACCTGATCGTCGCCAAGCACCGTAACGGCCCGACGGCCACGATCACGGTGGCCTTCCAGGGCCACTACTCCCGCTTCGTGGACATGGCCCAGACCTGA
- a CDS encoding dihydrofolate reductase family protein codes for MRKLIYGMNVSLDGYIAGAGDDIDWSGPPSDELFQWWLEHDQASGLALYGRKLWEAMSSYWPTGDQQPGATPAQIEFARNWRDTPKVVFSSTVDKVDWNTRVVTGDAIAEITRLKAEDGGPMTIGGATLAGAAMRAGLVDEYAVVTHPVLVGGGTPFFTALDGWVSLNLLETRTLPGGVVLTRYETRR; via the coding sequence ATGCGGAAACTGATCTACGGCATGAACGTGTCCCTGGACGGCTACATCGCCGGGGCCGGCGACGACATCGACTGGAGCGGACCGCCGAGCGACGAGCTGTTCCAGTGGTGGCTCGAACACGACCAGGCCAGTGGGCTGGCGCTGTACGGGCGCAAGCTGTGGGAGGCGATGAGCTCCTACTGGCCGACCGGCGACCAGCAGCCGGGCGCCACCCCGGCGCAGATCGAGTTCGCGCGGAACTGGCGGGACACGCCGAAGGTGGTGTTCTCCTCGACGGTCGACAAGGTCGACTGGAACACCCGCGTGGTCACCGGCGACGCCATCGCCGAGATCACCCGGCTCAAGGCCGAGGACGGCGGCCCGATGACCATCGGCGGTGCGACGCTCGCCGGGGCGGCCATGCGCGCCGGGCTGGTCGACGAGTACGCGGTCGTCACCCATCCGGTCCTGGTGGGCGGCGGCACGCCGTTCTTCACCGCGCTGGACGGCTGGGTGAGCCTGAACCTGCTGGAGACGCGGACCCTTCCCGGCGGCGTGGTCCTGACCAGGTACGAGACGAGGCGCTGA
- a CDS encoding MarR family winged helix-turn-helix transcriptional regulator has protein sequence MTSSDPTTVPDPWHALHKMLAVMDAEIEQFYVSRGIEGVRPRFAYPLIRLAHTGPLTIRELAESLDRSHSAISQTVAAMRKEDLVTSAPGPDARTRRIELTERGRSLVPFLEAEWRATHATVAELDGEASYALTAVVGELWRALEQRSMRQRILDHLDEPPG, from the coding sequence GTGACATCTTCTGATCCCACGACGGTGCCCGATCCGTGGCATGCGTTGCACAAGATGCTGGCCGTGATGGATGCCGAGATCGAGCAGTTCTACGTCTCGCGGGGCATCGAGGGGGTGCGGCCGCGGTTTGCGTATCCGTTGATTCGCCTTGCCCATACCGGGCCGCTGACCATTCGTGAACTCGCCGAGTCCCTGGACCGGTCGCACTCCGCGATCAGCCAGACCGTCGCCGCCATGCGCAAGGAGGATCTGGTCACCTCCGCCCCCGGGCCGGACGCGCGTACGCGGCGGATCGAGTTGACCGAGCGGGGCCGGTCGTTGGTGCCCTTCCTTGAGGCCGAGTGGCGGGCCACTCACGCCACTGTGGCCGAGCTGGACGGTGAGGCGTCGTACGCGCTGACCGCCGTTGTCGGTGAGTTGTGGCGGGCGCTGGAGCAGCGGTCGATGCGGCAGCGGATTCTTGACCACCTCGACGAGCCGCCGGGATGA